A region from the Marinobacter sp. SS13-12 genome encodes:
- a CDS encoding WYL domain-containing protein — protein MSDVAMRWLEMLRLIPRSPRKIDALTLQSKLAEQGYRIGLRSLQRDLQDASRRFPLLCDEEQRPFSWYYPKDYVFDLPAMTPPVALAFSLLNQHTAHLLPLTAKEQLMPWFSRADAVLDAQPNGLSEWRDKVRVIPDWMPTLPPTIDPVVLETIHTALLQGVQFEGWYQGRQDLEPKQLTVNPLALVSSRQTFYVVGTLWSYEDPVQLAVHRFTEVEQHGIPARNLEAFDIDSYIKSGAFGVTTGDPIRVKLRFENTAGLHVKEMPISDDQHIAPEGDDHFLLTATVPNNLMLRWWIASFEDRVELIEPVLDPGKAG, from the coding sequence ATGAGCGATGTCGCTATGCGTTGGCTGGAAATGCTCCGGCTGATACCCAGATCACCCAGGAAAATTGACGCGCTAACACTTCAAAGCAAACTGGCTGAACAAGGATATAGAATTGGCCTGCGCTCATTGCAGCGTGATCTCCAGGATGCCAGCCGACGCTTTCCATTGCTGTGTGATGAAGAGCAACGCCCTTTCAGTTGGTACTATCCCAAGGACTATGTGTTCGATCTTCCGGCAATGACGCCACCAGTGGCCTTGGCGTTCTCGCTTTTAAACCAGCACACGGCACACCTCCTACCGCTGACCGCAAAAGAGCAACTTATGCCCTGGTTTAGCCGAGCCGATGCAGTTCTGGATGCTCAACCTAATGGACTTTCCGAATGGCGGGATAAAGTGAGAGTCATACCGGACTGGATGCCGACCTTACCCCCGACGATAGATCCAGTTGTGCTAGAAACCATACACACGGCATTGCTACAGGGGGTGCAGTTCGAAGGTTGGTACCAGGGTCGGCAGGATCTGGAACCCAAGCAGCTCACAGTAAACCCGCTTGCGCTCGTGTCCAGCCGACAAACGTTTTATGTGGTAGGCACGCTCTGGTCGTATGAAGACCCCGTCCAGCTTGCAGTACACCGATTTACAGAGGTTGAGCAGCATGGAATTCCAGCACGCAATCTCGAAGCTTTCGATATCGACAGCTACATAAAAAGCGGAGCATTCGGAGTGACAACGGGAGATCCCATTCGTGTGAAGCTCAGATTCGAGAACACCGCAGGGCTCCACGTAAAAGAAATGCCAATCAGCGATGATCAGCACATTGCTCCCGAGGGGGATGACCACTTCTTGCTGACGGCCACCGTACCCAATAACCTGATGTTGCGATGGTGGATTGCCAGTTTTGAAGATCGGGTTGAACTCATTGAACCGGTGCTTGATCCGGGCAAAGCTGGGTAA
- a CDS encoding enolase C-terminal domain-like protein codes for MRIERMAVYTANLEYTGKAYAFAGGRSHQGFETTVVALSTDTGLEGYGEVCPCGPNYMPAFAEGLPSCLSLLAPEILGQDPRQVSVIQERMNQALTGQAVAKAAIDIACWDLLGKACGLPVYTLLGGLQSASMPLHRIVPLAEPGEMEESLRRYRAEGFRHIQIKLGHEVDEDIELVRRLGKLKQPDELWIGDINGAWRRDQALRFSKAIEDVDIYLEQPCRSYDECLSVRRRARHPVKLDEAFNTLNELQRGLRDDAMDAIALKVSKFGGLTPSRIIRDVCADAGIPMTIEDAWGSGIATAAYAHLAASTSPRALLNTTDLHNYNTVQLATGAPEVADGRMWLSDRPGLGVVPDFTLLSLRDVYE; via the coding sequence ATGCGAATTGAGCGAATGGCGGTATACACGGCCAATCTGGAATACACCGGAAAAGCCTATGCCTTTGCCGGCGGCCGCTCCCATCAGGGATTCGAAACCACGGTTGTTGCCCTCTCAACAGACACGGGGCTGGAGGGCTATGGTGAGGTGTGCCCCTGCGGCCCCAACTACATGCCGGCTTTTGCCGAGGGCCTTCCTTCCTGTCTATCACTACTGGCACCTGAAATACTTGGCCAGGACCCTCGGCAAGTGTCGGTGATTCAGGAACGTATGAATCAGGCGCTCACCGGCCAGGCTGTCGCCAAAGCGGCCATCGATATTGCCTGCTGGGATCTCCTGGGCAAAGCGTGTGGGCTTCCCGTCTACACACTGCTTGGCGGGCTTCAGTCGGCATCCATGCCCTTGCATCGGATTGTTCCACTGGCCGAACCAGGGGAAATGGAAGAGTCTCTTCGTCGTTATCGTGCCGAAGGTTTTCGGCACATTCAGATCAAACTGGGCCATGAGGTGGACGAGGATATTGAACTGGTTCGCAGGCTTGGCAAACTCAAGCAACCTGATGAGCTCTGGATTGGCGATATCAATGGCGCCTGGCGGCGCGATCAGGCACTGCGATTTTCAAAGGCCATTGAGGATGTGGACATTTACCTTGAGCAACCCTGCCGCAGTTACGACGAATGCCTGTCGGTCAGACGGCGCGCCAGGCATCCAGTCAAACTGGATGAAGCTTTTAACACTTTGAACGAGTTGCAGCGTGGGCTAAGAGACGATGCCATGGATGCCATTGCGTTGAAAGTCAGCAAGTTCGGTGGGCTGACACCATCCCGGATCATTCGGGATGTGTGTGCAGACGCGGGCATACCCATGACCATTGAAGACGCTTGGGGTAGTGGCATCGCGACAGCTGCCTATGCACACCTCGCCGCCAGCACATCCCCCAGAGCCTTGCTGAATACCACTGATTTGCACAACTACAACACAGTGCAGCTCGCCACGGGTGCCCCGGAAGTGGCGGACGGCCGAATGTGGCTCAGTGATCGACCCGGGCTCGGCGTTGTACCAGACTTTACCTTACTTTCCTTGCGGGATGTCTACGAGTAA
- a CDS encoding GGDEF domain-containing protein — translation MLDHIHALLSSQSAFRVGLLCALILLVIGVIDQLTGNEIALALFYLIPVGIAAWYLGRRVAFLMALAAAIVWLLVDHTSGRSYSHPAIAFWNALVRLSFFALTVYLMSIIRKLLETQTALAQMDSLTGLHNARSFGQESASVFDISRRHGHSTALGYIDIDGFKGVNDSFGHSAGDEILKAVGCALTKRLRISDLGARLGGDEFAILLPETSMLGARSFFKDLHKALVNLAESNNWPIGFSVGVAVFPVPPLNSDEAIRLADDLMYKVKRSERNSVLFSEFDAGAENNVKTVKTGTD, via the coding sequence ATGCTCGATCATATTCACGCATTACTCTCGTCCCAGTCTGCCTTTCGAGTTGGTCTGCTTTGCGCGCTGATCTTATTGGTTATAGGTGTCATCGATCAGCTGACAGGGAACGAGATTGCTCTGGCACTTTTTTATCTCATTCCTGTCGGCATTGCGGCCTGGTACCTAGGCCGACGCGTGGCTTTCCTGATGGCCCTGGCGGCCGCTATTGTCTGGCTACTGGTTGACCACACGTCCGGCCGGTCCTATAGCCACCCGGCAATCGCGTTCTGGAACGCCTTGGTTCGGTTAAGCTTTTTTGCTCTGACGGTCTATCTCATGTCGATAATTCGAAAGCTCCTGGAAACCCAGACGGCACTTGCACAGATGGATAGTCTGACAGGCCTTCACAATGCCCGGTCGTTCGGGCAGGAATCTGCATCGGTTTTCGATATTTCCCGCCGCCATGGCCACAGTACGGCGCTGGGCTATATCGATATAGACGGCTTCAAAGGTGTAAATGACTCGTTTGGCCACAGTGCAGGTGATGAAATTCTGAAGGCTGTAGGTTGTGCTCTGACCAAAAGGCTAAGGATCTCCGATCTGGGAGCACGGCTGGGCGGCGACGAATTCGCCATACTGCTGCCTGAAACCAGCATGCTTGGCGCACGTAGCTTTTTTAAAGACCTGCACAAAGCCCTTGTCAATTTGGCCGAGAGTAACAACTGGCCCATAGGATTCAGCGTGGGGGTGGCCGTGTTTCCTGTTCCACCGTTGAATTCCGACGAAGCTATTCGCCTGGCAGACGACCTGATGTACAAGGTGAAACGCTCTGAGCGGAATAGCGTATTATTCTCTGAATTCGATGCAGGGGCCGAAAACAACGTGAAAACCGTGAAAACCGGGACAGATTGA
- a CDS encoding helix-turn-helix transcriptional regulator, producing MNFKNFKQKALENPEVRKEYDALEEEFSLIDQLITMRTKAGLTQEDVAKKLGTNKSNISRLERGKSNPSWGTVNKYAAACGFTVRLDAIEDNRTSA from the coding sequence ATGAACTTCAAAAATTTTAAGCAAAAGGCACTGGAAAATCCTGAAGTTCGCAAAGAATACGATGCTCTTGAGGAAGAGTTCAGTCTGATTGATCAGTTGATCACTATGAGGACGAAAGCAGGCCTTACACAGGAAGATGTCGCAAAGAAACTGGGGACAAACAAAAGTAACATTTCCAGGCTTGAGCGGGGCAAAAGTAATCCGAGCTGGGGAACTGTCAATAAGTATGCTGCTGCCTGCGGCTTTACAGTCAGGCTTGACGCTATTGAAGATAATCGTACTTCAGCATAG
- a CDS encoding type II toxin-antitoxin system RelE/ParE family toxin gives MDWEIELYGKVDQELARMPPRIQARMIRLMDLMEKHGANLGEPHTKSLGDELFEIRAKAKEGIGRGLFCYMQGKRIIILHVFLKKGQKIPKKDLELAKERLKEVKKL, from the coding sequence ATGGATTGGGAAATTGAACTCTACGGAAAAGTAGATCAAGAGCTGGCCCGGATGCCGCCCAGGATTCAAGCACGAATGATCCGGTTGATGGATTTGATGGAGAAACACGGGGCCAACCTTGGAGAGCCACATACGAAGTCACTAGGTGATGAGCTTTTCGAAATCCGCGCGAAGGCCAAAGAGGGAATTGGAAGAGGACTTTTCTGCTATATGCAGGGTAAACGAATCATCATTCTGCATGTGTTTTTGAAGAAGGGTCAGAAAATACCAAAGAAAGACCTGGAGCTCGCCAAAGAGCGTTTGAAGGAGGTCAAAAAGCTATGA
- a CDS encoding MFS transporter, whose protein sequence is MPSPKQHRWFPLLIFLGAAFTFSVTMIGTTMPTPLYPIYQDSFGFSDLMITIIFAAYAFGVIAALVLTGRWSDQIGRRPLLFAGLACSIISDLVFVQADGLAMILTGRVLSGLSAGIFTGTATVAVIELAPPHWREKATFFATAANMGGLGLGPMLAGALSQYLPWPLHLTFLVHIVMAVLAVCCIWAAPETVSKPARPKLSIQRLNVPAEVRGVFIPAAIAGFAGFAMCGFFTSIAPAMMGKVLGYDNRLLIGVVAGNIFIASTLGQFLQGTLPLRLRLPLGCASLMLGVIPIALGIYTQSLALFIGGAVIAGIGQGISFRAGMGAIAAASPAGEKAAVTSTFFVVAYIAISVPVIGLGLMASMTSLMTTGITFAAVMGSLAALALVLLIRRERAGGK, encoded by the coding sequence ATGCCCTCACCCAAGCAACACCGCTGGTTTCCGCTGCTTATTTTCCTGGGCGCAGCCTTCACCTTCAGTGTCACGATGATCGGCACCACCATGCCGACGCCTCTTTACCCGATCTACCAGGACAGTTTCGGGTTTTCCGACCTGATGATTACCATCATCTTTGCCGCCTATGCCTTTGGTGTGATCGCCGCACTGGTACTGACTGGGCGCTGGTCTGATCAGATAGGCCGCCGGCCTTTACTGTTTGCGGGCCTGGCTTGCTCCATCATCAGTGACCTGGTGTTCGTGCAGGCCGATGGCCTGGCGATGATCCTGACCGGCCGGGTGCTGTCGGGGCTGTCCGCAGGGATCTTTACCGGCACAGCCACGGTGGCAGTCATTGAACTGGCCCCGCCTCACTGGCGGGAGAAGGCCACTTTCTTTGCCACGGCGGCAAATATGGGCGGGCTGGGACTGGGGCCGATGTTAGCTGGCGCTCTTTCCCAGTACCTACCCTGGCCACTGCACCTGACCTTTCTGGTGCACATTGTCATGGCGGTGCTGGCAGTGTGCTGCATCTGGGCAGCGCCTGAGACCGTCTCGAAACCCGCTCGCCCCAAACTGTCCATCCAGCGACTGAACGTGCCAGCGGAAGTCCGCGGTGTATTTATTCCCGCCGCCATTGCCGGTTTCGCGGGCTTCGCCATGTGCGGCTTCTTCACATCCATCGCCCCGGCGATGATGGGCAAGGTGCTGGGCTACGACAATCGGTTGTTGATCGGCGTTGTGGCCGGCAACATTTTCATCGCCTCAACCCTGGGCCAGTTCCTGCAGGGCACACTGCCGCTCAGGCTGCGCCTGCCTCTGGGCTGCGCATCCCTGATGCTCGGGGTGATTCCGATAGCGCTGGGCATATACACCCAGTCCCTCGCGCTGTTCATCGGCGGTGCTGTGATTGCCGGTATCGGCCAGGGCATCTCATTCCGCGCCGGCATGGGCGCCATCGCTGCGGCCAGCCCTGCAGGGGAGAAGGCAGCGGTGACGTCCACGTTCTTTGTCGTGGCCTATATCGCTATCTCGGTGCCGGTGATCGGCCTGGGATTGATGGCGAGCATGACCAGCCTAATGACGACCGGGATCACTTTCGCCGCTGTGATGGGGTCACTGGCGGCGCTGGCTTTGGTACTGCTGATTCGGCGGGAACGGGCAGGGGGAAAATAG
- a CDS encoding S41 family peptidase — protein sequence MKTAQRRGSSLSSPDFARLQGVWRSQGYGNVLLIEEDWYTLFEETSISCLKIHAGSIEELGHYYEDLAVSSGGQAFSAHRVTGVARIRFRRLKGLPASVTESHRHRAKDPQYNFDVFWRTFHEQYALFELKGVAWDRAHHDYLPQINPNTSQETLFAIMVAMLRPLKDGHIRLHSPWGHYSAGAQPALFRRLTQELEDANDDRELTSYLGDLKESARDVIHEDYLASAVSHGGNRLVEWGCLNDLIGYLNIRAMAGQSGKSGKPAADLSAVDSVMKRVLADVGELPNLVVDLRNNGGGYDGVALRFSAYLMDRKRLAFTKSARHGNGFTGKQSVYVTPVDETYQGNLFVLTSELTASAAEIFVLSLLQHPRLILIGEPTQGILSDTLERHLPNGWHLTLSNEIYRAYDGEIYEDVGIPPHIRLKYLGRKGREEGKDPMLERVIKLVGV from the coding sequence ATGAAAACCGCCCAACGCCGCGGCAGTTCTCTTTCCAGCCCTGATTTTGCGCGCCTGCAGGGTGTCTGGCGTTCCCAGGGTTACGGCAATGTGTTGCTGATCGAGGAAGATTGGTACACCCTCTTTGAAGAAACCAGCATCAGCTGTCTGAAGATTCATGCGGGCAGTATTGAAGAACTCGGCCACTATTACGAAGATTTGGCGGTATCCTCTGGTGGCCAGGCGTTCAGTGCCCATCGGGTAACTGGAGTAGCACGCATCAGATTCCGTCGCCTGAAAGGATTGCCCGCCAGTGTCACTGAAAGTCACAGGCACAGGGCAAAGGATCCGCAATACAACTTTGACGTTTTCTGGCGAACCTTTCACGAGCAATACGCCCTGTTTGAACTCAAGGGTGTGGCCTGGGACCGGGCGCATCATGACTATCTTCCCCAGATTAACCCGAACACATCCCAGGAAACGCTTTTTGCCATCATGGTTGCGATGCTACGGCCCCTGAAGGATGGCCATATTCGTCTGCATTCACCCTGGGGTCATTACAGCGCAGGTGCCCAGCCGGCGCTCTTCAGGCGGCTGACACAGGAACTTGAAGACGCCAATGATGACCGGGAGCTCACCAGCTACCTGGGCGATCTCAAAGAGTCGGCGCGTGACGTGATCCATGAGGATTATCTCGCAAGCGCCGTTAGCCATGGTGGCAACCGGCTGGTGGAGTGGGGGTGCCTTAATGACCTCATCGGTTACCTGAACATCCGGGCCATGGCCGGACAAAGCGGCAAGTCAGGCAAACCGGCTGCGGATCTCAGTGCGGTCGATAGTGTGATGAAGAGGGTGCTGGCAGATGTTGGCGAGCTCCCCAATCTCGTGGTCGATCTTCGCAATAATGGTGGGGGGTACGATGGTGTCGCACTGCGCTTTTCAGCGTACCTGATGGATCGCAAACGGCTGGCTTTCACCAAGTCAGCCCGTCATGGCAATGGATTCACCGGAAAGCAGTCTGTCTATGTCACGCCTGTCGATGAGACTTACCAGGGCAACCTGTTTGTGCTGACCAGCGAGCTAACGGCCAGTGCCGCAGAAATCTTCGTGCTCTCATTGCTGCAGCATCCCCGTCTCATTCTTATTGGCGAGCCTACCCAGGGCATCCTTTCCGACACGCTCGAGCGCCATCTGCCAAATGGCTGGCACCTGACCTTGTCCAATGAAATCTACCGGGCCTACGACGGTGAAATATACGAAGATGTCGGCATCCCGCCACACATCCGTCTCAAGTACCTTGGCCGAAAAGGGCGCGAGGAAGGCAAAGACCCGATGCTGGAGCGGGTAATTAAGCTGGTCGGCGTATGA
- a CDS encoding rhodanese-like domain-containing protein — translation MSGAFYAYVCFSEGCPDKDTEINLYCRSGNRAGKAKSALESAGYTNVNNMGSVAEAREARE, via the coding sequence ATGTCAGGAGCTTTTTATGCGTACGTTTGTTTCAGTGAGGGCTGTCCTGACAAAGATACGGAGATAAACCTTTATTGCCGAAGTGGAAACAGAGCCGGTAAAGCGAAATCTGCCCTGGAAAGTGCTGGCTACACCAATGTGAACAACATGGGTAGCGTTGCCGAGGCGCGGGAGGCGCGCGAGTGA
- a CDS encoding M14 family zinc carboxypeptidase, translated as MSTASAAYPVGTPGIPWGDAERAEWLSRQTRQRSYKSDVLIVVERLRSRFDVQEYGRLEYGPDVYPLMAIRSRDWRADRPVVLITGGVHGYETSGLHGALQFVEQMANRLSRVTFRMASTWWMTPRACSRNSSRL; from the coding sequence ATGAGCACAGCTTCAGCGGCCTATCCAGTCGGTACGCCCGGTATTCCCTGGGGCGACGCGGAACGTGCTGAGTGGCTGTCACGGCAGACCCGTCAACGCAGTTACAAGTCCGACGTATTGATCGTGGTCGAGCGCCTGCGTTCGCGCTTCGACGTGCAAGAGTACGGCCGCCTGGAATATGGCCCGGACGTTTATCCGTTGATGGCGATCCGCAGCCGCGACTGGCGTGCCGATCGGCCGGTGGTGCTGATTACGGGCGGAGTGCATGGCTATGAAACAAGCGGTCTCCACGGGGCGCTGCAGTTCGTTGAACAAATGGCAAACCGTTTGAGCCGGGTAACATTCCGGATGGCTTCTACCTGGTGGATGACACCGAGGGCCTGCAGCCGGAATTCCAGCAGGCTTTGA
- a CDS encoding DUF4174 domain-containing protein, which produces MNRLSDYQWKNRLILVQAADENASEIETLRSAWAEVDDRDIVWFVNTGSDVVSNQKALSSRLESDVKALLEESRSDERVLLIGKDGGIKSRESSLDLHTIFRRIDAMPMRIREMRAN; this is translated from the coding sequence ATGAACAGGCTGAGCGACTACCAGTGGAAAAACCGACTCATTCTGGTTCAAGCCGCAGATGAGAATGCCAGCGAGATCGAAACACTCAGGAGTGCCTGGGCCGAAGTTGATGACCGTGATATTGTCTGGTTTGTGAACACTGGGTCAGACGTGGTTTCAAATCAGAAAGCTCTTTCGAGCAGACTCGAGAGCGACGTCAAGGCTCTGCTTGAAGAGTCCCGTTCGGATGAGAGGGTGCTGTTGATAGGCAAAGACGGCGGTATCAAAAGCCGCGAGTCCAGCCTCGACCTTCACACTATTTTCCGCCGTATCGACGCCATGCCCATGCGCATCCGCGAAATGCGCGCTAATTGA
- a CDS encoding transporter substrate-binding domain-containing protein — MGSNNLTFAFGEKSPPYSSSLDDRATGLFPDLVQLTFRFIPGYTTEHVVVPWARAQYNVRLGLTDGLLTYPSEERQEYAIFSARPLFTQNFGHLVYSSDNPNIDLIESATSFTDLSSLTVIVEKGSQWEEDNIPEYLERVPGRSVKAMMHLLMLREAGDFMVQPAEDARFIARQLGYSKKLKIRKVDFIPNARIPFHIGVSRKLPAAMDVINQVDAVMQDAEFQSQLNILIESYR; from the coding sequence ATGGGAAGCAACAATCTGACATTCGCGTTCGGCGAAAAATCACCGCCTTACAGTTCCTCGCTTGACGACAGGGCTACCGGGCTGTTTCCGGATTTGGTGCAGCTGACGTTCAGGTTTATCCCTGGCTACACCACGGAACATGTGGTGGTGCCCTGGGCCAGGGCACAGTACAACGTGCGACTGGGCCTTACCGATGGCCTGCTCACCTATCCGTCGGAGGAGCGACAGGAATACGCCATTTTTTCAGCCAGACCACTCTTCACGCAGAACTTTGGCCATCTGGTTTACTCGTCTGACAACCCCAACATAGACCTGATCGAATCGGCTACCAGCTTTACTGACTTGTCCAGTCTGACGGTGATCGTCGAGAAGGGCTCCCAATGGGAAGAGGACAATATTCCTGAGTACCTGGAACGTGTGCCGGGCCGGAGCGTGAAGGCGATGATGCATCTGCTTATGCTACGGGAGGCCGGAGATTTCATGGTGCAGCCCGCTGAAGACGCCCGGTTCATTGCTCGACAACTTGGCTATTCGAAGAAGCTGAAAATTCGCAAGGTTGATTTTATTCCGAATGCCCGGATCCCTTTCCACATTGGCGTTTCGCGGAAGCTTCCGGCCGCTATGGACGTGATCAATCAGGTTGATGCGGTCATGCAGGATGCCGAATTCCAATCACAACTGAACATATTGATCGAAAGTTATCGATAA
- a CDS encoding glycine zipper domain-containing protein, whose translation MKSLLVFLSLSATSLVAVADDTADAALGGGIGGAIGAAIGNEVGGRDGAILGGAVGAATGTAITTKDHRDYDRDHDRRRHDYDDRRSYRKSGGHFCPPGQAKKGNC comes from the coding sequence ATGAAATCACTGCTCGTTTTTCTATCTCTGAGTGCCACCTCATTGGTTGCCGTTGCGGATGACACAGCCGACGCCGCGCTAGGTGGCGGTATTGGCGGAGCGATTGGGGCTGCCATCGGCAACGAGGTAGGTGGCAGAGATGGTGCTATTCTCGGCGGTGCCGTCGGTGCGGCAACGGGAACAGCCATTACCACCAAAGATCATAGAGACTACGATCGCGACCATGATCGCCGTCGGCATGACTACGACGATCGCCGTTCTTACCGGAAGTCTGGTGGCCATTTCTGCCCACCGGGCCAGGCGAAAAAGGGCAACTGCTGA
- a CDS encoding cytochrome c, with amino-acid sequence MRLIAVVFVVPLYGLSLLAQANDTEQGKKVFTQDAQPACAVCHTLADAGSTGDIGPNLDELKPSREAVVNAVTGGVGIMPAFEESLSADQIQAVAAYVATVTGGDK; translated from the coding sequence ATGAGACTGATTGCAGTCGTGTTTGTTGTACCCCTGTATGGATTGTCGCTTCTCGCTCAGGCCAACGACACCGAACAGGGAAAAAAGGTATTCACCCAGGACGCACAGCCTGCCTGTGCTGTGTGTCATACCCTTGCAGACGCTGGCTCCACCGGCGACATTGGCCCGAACCTGGATGAACTGAAACCATCGAGGGAAGCCGTGGTCAACGCTGTTACCGGCGGAGTTGGCATTATGCCGGCGTTTGAAGAATCCCTGTCTGCAGATCAGATCCAGGCTGTGGCGGCTTACGTTGCCACAGTGACAGGCGGGGATAAGTAA
- a CDS encoding sulfite oxidase encodes MQAEAALQRGRNDPGLDNPTRRSLLLGSAGAMAAVGLLGFIPLAKGEEPKSLPDYAAWKERNALIVHSANTMETERGAIGNGVITPSDRLFVRNNLPAPPESVTENPDVWEVQIEGVKNPRTLTVGELKKMGVTTTASVLQCSGNGRAFFPHGASGTQWSVGAAGCVMWTGVPLKDVVEALGGAVAGAKYITSTGGESLPDGLDPKTVVVERSVPTRALETAILAWEMNDEPLSNTHGGPLRMVVPGYYGVNNVKYVKNIAFTENQTDAKIQASGYRIRDVGEKGAPDQPSMWEMNVKSWVTAPLESGSSGRNMIYGVAFGGTVALEKVDVSVDGGNTWKQARFLGPDLGPHAWRPFVLAADLPAGEHRIVSRATDVEGNSQPEGRTDNERGYGHNGWKDHGVTVAIS; translated from the coding sequence ATGCAAGCGGAAGCAGCACTTCAGCGGGGCCGGAATGACCCTGGTCTCGACAACCCCACGCGTAGAAGCCTTCTGCTTGGCAGCGCCGGGGCCATGGCCGCAGTGGGCCTGCTGGGTTTTATACCGCTCGCGAAAGGCGAGGAGCCCAAATCACTGCCCGATTACGCCGCCTGGAAAGAGCGCAATGCCCTGATTGTGCATAGCGCCAACACCATGGAGACCGAAAGGGGGGCAATCGGCAACGGTGTCATCACACCCAGTGATCGCCTCTTTGTTCGCAACAACCTGCCCGCGCCTCCGGAGTCGGTAACCGAAAATCCGGATGTCTGGGAGGTTCAAATCGAAGGCGTCAAAAATCCCCGAACCCTCACCGTGGGGGAACTGAAAAAGATGGGCGTCACCACTACTGCCTCCGTGCTCCAGTGCTCCGGAAACGGCCGAGCCTTTTTTCCTCATGGTGCGAGTGGTACCCAGTGGTCGGTTGGTGCTGCCGGTTGCGTTATGTGGACGGGCGTTCCCCTGAAAGATGTTGTGGAAGCCCTGGGCGGAGCCGTAGCGGGTGCGAAGTACATTACCAGCACGGGTGGCGAATCCCTGCCGGACGGGCTTGACCCCAAAACGGTCGTGGTCGAGCGCTCAGTACCCACCAGGGCACTGGAAACGGCGATACTGGCGTGGGAAATGAACGACGAGCCTCTCAGCAATACCCATGGCGGCCCCCTGCGCATGGTGGTACCGGGCTACTACGGCGTTAACAACGTCAAGTATGTGAAGAACATTGCCTTCACTGAAAATCAGACCGATGCCAAGATTCAGGCCTCGGGTTACCGCATCCGGGATGTGGGTGAGAAAGGCGCCCCGGACCAACCCTCGATGTGGGAGATGAACGTCAAATCCTGGGTGACCGCGCCTCTGGAATCCGGTAGCAGTGGCCGGAACATGATCTACGGCGTCGCCTTTGGTGGCACAGTGGCGCTCGAAAAAGTGGATGTCTCGGTTGATGGCGGTAACACCTGGAAGCAGGCCCGGTTCCTGGGGCCAGACCTTGGCCCCCACGCCTGGCGACCTTTTGTCCTGGCAGCGGACCTGCCGGCAGGCGAACATCGTATAGTCAGCCGGGCGACGGACGTTGAAGGTAACAGCCAGCCGGAAGGCCGGACCGACAACGAGCGTGGCTATGGCCACAATGGCTGGAAAGACCACGGCGTGACCGTAGCGATCAGCTGA
- a CDS encoding arginine N-succinyltransferase, with protein sequence MSESIEDKRASAPPPANRGFSGLQVFGIVLLTLVATIGVGYRWLSHYVFPDNFEPVTLNASEQDSLNTKLNTLGIDTQGAESGRPLQPEPYSEEGASREVRFSERELNGMLANNTDLAQRLAVDLSDDLLSAVLLVPLEEGFPILGGRTLRVNAGVELSFANGRPLVKLRGVSLMGVPIPNAWLGNLKNVDLVNEFGANPGFWQSFAAGVDYIQVEDGRLLVRLKE encoded by the coding sequence ATGAGTGAGTCCATCGAGGATAAAAGAGCATCAGCGCCGCCGCCCGCAAATAGGGGCTTCAGTGGTTTGCAGGTCTTTGGCATCGTCCTGCTCACCCTCGTTGCCACCATCGGCGTTGGTTACCGGTGGTTAAGCCACTACGTGTTTCCTGACAACTTCGAACCCGTAACTCTTAATGCCAGTGAACAGGACTCACTCAACACTAAACTGAATACTCTGGGGATCGATACCCAGGGCGCCGAATCTGGCCGCCCGTTGCAGCCGGAGCCTTACAGTGAGGAAGGCGCCAGCCGGGAGGTGCGATTCAGTGAGCGGGAACTCAACGGTATGCTGGCCAATAATACCGACCTGGCTCAGAGACTCGCCGTCGACCTTTCAGACGACCTCCTGAGCGCCGTGCTTCTCGTGCCTCTTGAAGAGGGTTTCCCCATACTCGGGGGCAGAACCCTACGAGTAAATGCCGGAGTAGAACTCTCGTTTGCCAACGGCCGCCCCCTGGTTAAGTTAAGGGGTGTCAGCCTGATGGGCGTCCCCATCCCGAACGCCTGGCTGGGCAACCTCAAGAATGTGGACCTGGTCAACGAGTTCGGTGCCAACCCGGGATTCTGGCAATCCTTTGCAGCCGGTGTGGATTATATCCAGGTCGAGGATGGGCGGCTGCTCGTCCGGCTCAAGGAATAG